In one Brevibacterium sp. CBA3109 genomic region, the following are encoded:
- a CDS encoding HAD family phosphatase: MILSDPEGAIFDCDGILVDSEQPWIDLMTSYLRTLGASHIPAERLRGLTAAEAVTSLAEIHQHLGSPSDATPPTAAEVDAAYSDSLADLSAPMPGALEFVASMSGVIPVAVASNGRAADVRGLLERAGMLRLFDIIVTIDDVEHGKPDPAPYLLAAQRLGVTASAVVAFEDSPVGSRAAADAGCTVIGINDDPDVELAGDVRLADFGQLRFDRTAHSIHLLR, from the coding sequence ATGATCCTCTCCGATCCGGAGGGCGCGATCTTTGACTGCGACGGCATCCTCGTCGACTCCGAACAGCCGTGGATCGACCTCATGACGAGCTATCTGCGCACCCTCGGAGCCAGTCACATCCCGGCTGAGCGGCTGCGCGGGCTCACCGCCGCCGAGGCGGTCACGTCGTTGGCCGAGATCCATCAGCACCTTGGCTCCCCCTCTGATGCGACCCCACCGACGGCCGCCGAGGTGGACGCCGCCTACAGTGACTCGCTCGCGGACTTGAGCGCCCCCATGCCAGGGGCGCTGGAGTTCGTCGCATCGATGTCGGGGGTCATCCCGGTGGCGGTGGCCAGCAACGGGCGAGCCGCGGACGTCCGGGGACTGCTCGAACGCGCAGGGATGCTCCGCCTCTTCGACATCATCGTGACCATCGATGATGTCGAACACGGCAAACCCGACCCCGCACCCTACCTCCTTGCCGCACAGCGTCTCGGCGTGACTGCCTCGGCGGTGGTCGCCTTTGAGGACTCCCCTGTCGGGTCACGGGCCGCCGCAGACGCAGGCTGCACCGTGATCGGCATCAACGATGATCCAGATGTCGAACTGGCCGGGGATGTGCGCCTGGCAGACTTCGGGCAGCTGCGCTTCGACCGCACTGCACACTCAATCCATCTGCTCCGATGA